Proteins from a single region of Methanofollis sp.:
- a CDS encoding ROK family protein yields MAAACVVAVDIGATHYRAALATADGVVVRMASGETPRTGTSGLTVTAAVAAAVDAVIVGASPSAIGIASAGPLDLAAGGIVRSPNMAFPEVPLRDPLEERFGLPVLLLNDCRAGALGERWQGAGRGVENLVYVTLSTGIGGGAVVNGRLLLGRSGNAGEVGHLFVDAEYGCVCGCGYPGHWEAYASGTGMPHFFSAWGDEQEVVPSFDAAT; encoded by the coding sequence ATGGCGGCTGCGTGCGTCGTCGCCGTCGATATCGGTGCGACCCATTATCGTGCTGCCCTCGCGACTGCGGACGGGGTGGTAGTGCGCATGGCGAGCGGGGAGACCCCGCGGACCGGGACGTCCGGCCTGACCGTGACCGCCGCCGTTGCTGCGGCCGTCGACGCGGTCATCGTCGGCGCCTCGCCGTCGGCGATCGGCATCGCCTCGGCCGGCCCCCTGGACCTCGCCGCGGGCGGGATCGTCAGGTCGCCGAACATGGCCTTCCCCGAGGTGCCGCTCCGCGATCCCCTGGAGGAGCGGTTCGGCCTGCCTGTTCTTCTTCTGAACGACTGCCGGGCCGGCGCCCTCGGCGAGAGGTGGCAGGGGGCCGGGCGGGGTGTCGAGAACCTGGTCTATGTCACCCTCTCGACAGGGATCGGCGGTGGGGCGGTGGTGAACGGCCGCCTGCTCCTGGGACGGTCGGGGAACGCGGGAGAGGTCGGCCACCTCTTCGTGGACGCAGAATATGGATGCGTCTGCGGCTGCGGCTATCCCGGCCACTGGGAGGCCTATGCCTCGGGGACTGGGATGCCCCATTTCTTTTCGGCCTGGGGGGATGAGCAGGAAGTTGTGCCGTCCTTCGACGCCGCGACGA
- a CDS encoding nucleoside-triphosphatase — protein sequence MNNVKNLLFTGAPGVGKTTLLLRAVKGMEGIAGFYTREMREGGERCGFEIVGFDGRRALFAHTRIGGRPMVGQYGVNLVAFEGFLAATPFSGPGVRLLVIDEIGRMECLSPLFRDHVTAFLDGEVPVVATVALRGDEFVEAVKRRPDVRVVTVTRENRDTLLPEARRDIAALVE from the coding sequence ATGAACAATGTGAAGAACCTGCTTTTCACCGGGGCGCCGGGCGTCGGGAAGACGACCCTGCTGCTGCGGGCGGTGAAGGGGATGGAGGGGATTGCCGGGTTCTATACCCGGGAGATGCGGGAGGGCGGCGAGAGGTGCGGTTTCGAGATCGTCGGTTTTGACGGTAGGCGGGCCCTTTTTGCCCATACGCGGATAGGGGGGCGCCCCATGGTCGGGCAGTACGGTGTCAACCTTGTGGCTTTCGAGGGTTTTCTTGCAGCGACGCCGTTTTCCGGTCCTGGCGTCCGCCTTCTGGTCATCGACGAGATCGGGAGGATGGAGTGCCTCTCTCCTCTCTTCAGGGATCATGTCACCGCCTTCCTGGATGGGGAGGTTCCGGTCGTGGCGACGGTCGCCTTGCGGGGGGACGAGTTTGTCGAGGCGGTGAAGCGGCGCCCCGATGTCCGGGTCGTCACCGTGACCAGGGAGAACCGGGACACCCTGCTGCCTGAGGCTCGCCGGGATATCGCCGCCCTCGTGGAGTGA
- a CDS encoding TIGR01458 family HAD-type hydrolase, with product MAGKAGKREIRGVLLDIDGVLYVGGQAVEGGREAVAWLRDNGIPFRCVSNTTSRSRRSIAEKLRGYGYEIDAGLVFNPPLAAVRHLAGKRTFLLTKEGVREDFEAAGIPLAEDDAEAVVVGDAGDGFSYAAMNRAFRMVLDGAAIVALEKDRYWMGDDGLMLSAGPFVAALEYATGQTATVVGKPSAAFFSLALADMGVPPEEALMVGDDIRTDIGGAQGAGMRTALVMTGKFRKDIFDAAPYQPDHLLGSVADLPAVIEATYI from the coding sequence ATGGCAGGGAAGGCAGGGAAGAGAGAGATCAGAGGCGTCCTCCTCGACATCGACGGCGTCCTCTATGTCGGTGGGCAGGCCGTCGAAGGGGGGAGGGAGGCAGTCGCATGGCTCAGGGACAACGGCATCCCCTTCAGGTGCGTCTCGAATACGACAAGCAGGTCCCGCCGCTCGATCGCGGAAAAATTACGGGGATATGGCTATGAGATCGATGCAGGTCTCGTCTTCAACCCCCCTCTCGCAGCGGTCAGGCACCTGGCCGGAAAGCGGACATTCCTCCTCACAAAAGAAGGGGTCAGGGAAGACTTCGAGGCTGCCGGCATACCCCTCGCCGAGGACGACGCGGAGGCCGTCGTCGTCGGCGACGCGGGCGACGGTTTCTCCTATGCCGCGATGAACAGGGCCTTCAGGATGGTCCTGGACGGCGCCGCGATCGTCGCCCTCGAAAAGGACAGGTACTGGATGGGCGACGACGGCCTGATGCTCTCTGCAGGGCCTTTCGTCGCCGCCCTCGAATATGCCACCGGCCAAACGGCGACGGTCGTCGGCAAACCCTCGGCCGCATTCTTCTCCCTCGCCCTCGCCGACATGGGGGTTCCCCCGGAAGAGGCGCTGATGGTCGGCGACGACATCAGGACAGACATCGGCGGGGCGCAAGGAGCAGGGATGAGGACGGCCCTTGTCATGACAGGAAAGTTCAGAAAAGATATTTTTGACGCCGCCCCGTACCAGCCTGACCACCTCCTCGGTTCTGTCGCCGACCTGCCGGCGGTCATCGAAGCAACATATATATAG